Proteins from a genomic interval of Phocoena phocoena chromosome 20, mPhoPho1.1, whole genome shotgun sequence:
- the SLC12A4 gene encoding solute carrier family 12 member 4 isoform X4 — translation MGDTLHPGHGNHKESSPFLCPMEASRGSDYHDRNLALFEEELDIRPKVSSLLGKLVSYTNLTQGAKEHEEAEIGEGARRRAAKAPSMGTLMGVYLPCLQNIFGVILFLRLTWMVGTAGVLQALLIVLICCCCTLLTAISMSAIATNGVVPAGGSYFMISRSLGPEFGGAVGLCFYLGTTFAAAMYILGAIEILLTYIAPPAAMFYPTGTHDMSSATLNNMRVYGTIFLTFMTLVVFVGVKYVNKFASLFLACVIISILSIYAGGVKSIFDPPVFPVCMLGNRTLSRDQFDVCAKTAMVDNETVATRLWSLFCHSPNLTADSCDPYFLLNNVTEIPGIPGAAAGVLQENLWSTYLEKGEVVEKHGLPSTDALGLKESLPLYVVADIATSFTVLVGIFFPSVTGIMAGSNRSGDLRDAQKSIPVGTILAIVTTSLVYFSSVVLFGACIEGVVLRDKYGDGVSRNLVVGTLAWPSPWVIVIGSFFSTCGAGLQSLTGAPRLLQAIAKDNIIPFLRVFGHGKANGEPTWALLLTALIAELGILIASLDMVAPILSMFFLMCYLFVNLACAVQTLLRTPNWRPRFKYYHWALSFLGMSLCLALMFVSSWYYALVAMLIAGMIYKYIEYQGAEKEWGDGIRGLSLSAARYALLRLEEGPPHTKNWRPQLLVLLKLDEDLHVKYPRLLTFASQLKAGKGLTIVGSVIQGSFLESYGEAQAAEQTIKNMMEIEKVKGFCQVVVASKVREGLAHLIQSCGLGGMRHNSVVLGWPYGWRQSEDPRAWKTFIDTVRCTTAAHLALLVPKNIAFYPSNHERYLEGHIDVWWIVHDGGMLMLLPFLLRQHKVWRKCRMRIFTVAQMDDNSIQMKKDLAVFLYHLRLEAEVEVVEMHNSDISAYTYERTLMMEQRSQMLRQMRLTKTEREREAQLVKDRHSALRLESLYSDEEEESAAGTDKIQMTWTRDKYMAAEPWDPSHAPDNFRELVHIKPDQSNVRRMHTAVKLNEVIVTRSHDARLVLLNMPGPPKNSEGDENYMEFLEVLTEGLERVLLVRGGGREVITIYS, via the exons GAAGAGCTGGACATCCGCCCAAAGGTATCATCTCTTCTGGGCAAGCTCGTCAGCTACACCAACCTCACACAGGGCGCCAAGGAGCATGAGGAGGCTGAGATTGGAGAGGGTGCCCGCCGGAGAGCAGCCAAG GCACCCAGCATGGGCACCCTCATGGGGGTGTACCTGCCCTGCCTGCAGAATATCTTTGGGGTTATCCTCTTCCTGCGGCTGACCTGGATGGTGGGCACGGCCGGTGTGCTGCAGGCCCTCCTCATTGTGCTCATTTGCTGCTGTTGT ACCTTGCTGACGGCCATCTCCATGAGCGCCATTGCCACCAACGGCGTGGTTCCAG CTGGGGGCTCCTATTTCATGATCTCCCGCTCGCTGGGACCAGAATTTGGAGGGGCTGTTGGCCTGTGCTTCTACCTGGGAACAACATTTGCAGCGGCTATGTACATCCTGGGGGCCATTGAGATCCTGCTG ACCTACATTGCCCCACCAGCCGCCATGTTTTACCCAACAGGCACTCATGACATGTCGAGTGCCACCTTGAACAATATGCGGGTGTATGGGACCATTTTTCTGACCTTCATGACCCTGGTGGTGTTTGTTGGTGTCAAGTATGTGAACAAATTTGCCTCGCTCTTCCTGGCCTGTGTGATCATCTCCATCCTCTCCATCTATGCTGGAGGCGTCAAGTCTATTTTTGACCCTCCCGTGTTTCC AGTATGTATGCTGGGCAATAGGACCCTGTCCCGGGACCAGTTTGATGTCTGTGCCAAGACAGCCATGGTGGACAATGAGACGGTGGCCACTCGGCTCTGGAGCCTCTTCTGCCACAGCCCCAACCTCACCGCAGACTCCTGCGACCCCTACTTTCTGCTCAACAATGTGACTGAGATCCCTGGCATCCCTGGTGCAGCTGCTGGCGTGCTCCAGG AAAACCTGTGGAGCACCTACCTGGAGAAGGGTGAGGTCGTGGAGAAGCACGGGCTGCCCTCCACAGACGCCCTTGGCCTGAAGGAGAGCCTGCCCCTGTACGTGGTGGCCGACATCGCCACATCCTTCACCGTGCTAGTTGGCATCTTCTTCCCCTCCGTAACAG GCATTATGGCTGGCTCAAACCGCTCCGGGGACCTCCGAGATGCGCAGAAGTCCATCCCAGTGGGGACCATTCTGGCCATTGTTACAACCTCCCTTGTGT ACTTCAGCAGCGTGGTTCTCTTTGGCGCCTGCATCGAGGGTGTGGTCCTCCGGGACAA GTACGGCGATGGCGTCAGCAGGAACCTGGTGGTGGGCACGTTAGCCTGGCCTTCGCCCTGGGTCATCGTCATCGGCTCCTTCTTCTCAACCTGCGGCGCCGGCCTACAGAGCCTCACTGGGGCACCACGCCTGTTGCAGGCCATCGCCAAGGACAACATCATCCCCTTCCTCCGG GTTTTTGGCCATGGCAAGGCAAATGGCGAACCAACATGGGCACTCCTCCTGACAGCACTCATCGCTGAGCTGGGCATCCTCATCGCCTCCCTTGACATGGTGGCCCCCATTCTATCCAT GTTCTTCCTGATGTGTTACCTGTTTGTGAACCTGGCCTGTGCTGTGCAGACGCTCCTAAGGACCCCCAACTGGCGGCCTCGGTTCAAGTACTATCACTG GGCGCTGTCCTTCCTGGGCATGAGCCTCTGCCTGGCTCTTATGTTTGTCTCGTCCTGGTACTATGCCCTGGTTGCCATGCTCATTGCCGGCATGATCTACAAGTACATTGAGTACCAAGG GGCTGAGAAGGAGTGGGGCGACGGGATCCGAGGCCTGTCCCTGAGTGCTGCCCGCTATGCACTGCTGCGGCTAGAGGAGGGACCTCCTCACACCAAGAACTGGCG ACCTCAGCTGCTGGTGCTGCTGAAGCTCGATGAGGACCTTCATGTGAAGTACCCACGGCTCCTCACTTTCGCCTCCCAGCTTAAGGCCGGCAAGGGCCTGACCATTGTTGGTTCTGTCATCCAGGGCAGCTTCTTGGAGAGCTATGGCGAGGCCCAGGCCGCTGAGCAG ACAATCAAGAACATGATGGAGATTGAGAAGGTGAAGGGCTTCTGCCAGGTGGTGGTGGCCAGCAAGGTGCGTGAGGGGCTGGCCCACCTCATCCAGTCTTGCGGCCTGGGTGGCATGAGGCATAACTCCGTGGTGCTGGGCTGGCCCTACGGCTGGCGACAGAGTGAGGACCCACGTGCCTGGAAGACCTTTATTG acaCCGTGCGCTGCACCACGGCCGCCCACCTGGCCCTGCTCGTGCCCAAGAACATCGCCTTCTACCCCAGCAACCACGAGCGCTACCTGGAGGGCCACATCGACGTGTGGTGGATTGTCCACGACGGCGGCATGCTCATGCTTTTGCCCTTCCTGTTACGCCAGCACAAG GTCTGGAGGAAGTGCCGGATGCGCATCTTCACGGTGGCCCAGATGGATGACAACAGCATCCAGATGAAGAAGGATCTGGCTGTCTTCCTGTACCACCTGCGCCTCGAGGCAGAGGTGGAAGTGGTGGAGATG CATAACAGCGACATCTCTGCATATACCTACGAGCGGACACTGATGATGGAGCAGCGCTCCCAGATGCTGCGGCAAATGAGGCTGACCAAGACTGAGCGGGAGCGAGAG GCCCAGCTGGTCAAGGACCGGCACTCAGCCCTGCGGCTGGAGAGCCTGTACTCAGACGAGGAGGAAGAGTCTGCAGCTGGGACTGACAAGATCCAGATGACATGGACACGGGACAAATATATGGCAGCAGAGCCCTGGGATCCCAGCCATGCCCCTGACAACTTCCGGGAGCTGGTACATATTAAGCC GGACCAATCCAATGTGCGGCGCATGCACACGGCTGTGAAGCTCAATGAAGTCATTGTCACACGCTCCCATGACGCCCGCCTGGTCCTACTGAACATGCCCGGCCCACCCAAGAACAGCGAGGGCGATGAGAACT ACATGGAGTTCCTGGAGGTGCTGACTGAGGGCCTCGAACGGGTGCTGTTGGTCCGTGGTGGTGGCCGTGAAGTCATCACCATCTACTCCTGA
- the SLC12A4 gene encoding solute carrier family 12 member 4 isoform X2 yields MPHFTVVPVDGPRRGDYDNLEGISWVDYGERADREDSEGHGNHKESSPFLCPMEASRGSDYHDRNLALFEEELDIRPKVSSLLGKLVSYTNLTQGAKEHEEAEIGEGARRRAAKAPSMGTLMGVYLPCLQNIFGVILFLRLTWMVGTAGVLQALLIVLICCCCTLLTAISMSAIATNGVVPAGGSYFMISRSLGPEFGGAVGLCFYLGTTFAAAMYILGAIEILLTYIAPPAAMFYPTGTHDMSSATLNNMRVYGTIFLTFMTLVVFVGVKYVNKFASLFLACVIISILSIYAGGVKSIFDPPVFPVCMLGNRTLSRDQFDVCAKTAMVDNETVATRLWSLFCHSPNLTADSCDPYFLLNNVTEIPGIPGAAAGVLQENLWSTYLEKGEVVEKHGLPSTDALGLKESLPLYVVADIATSFTVLVGIFFPSVTGIMAGSNRSGDLRDAQKSIPVGTILAIVTTSLVYFSSVVLFGACIEGVVLRDKYGDGVSRNLVVGTLAWPSPWVIVIGSFFSTCGAGLQSLTGAPRLLQAIAKDNIIPFLRVFGHGKANGEPTWALLLTALIAELGILIASLDMVAPILSMFFLMCYLFVNLACAVQTLLRTPNWRPRFKYYHWALSFLGMSLCLALMFVSSWYYALVAMLIAGMIYKYIEYQGAEKEWGDGIRGLSLSAARYALLRLEEGPPHTKNWRPQLLVLLKLDEDLHVKYPRLLTFASQLKAGKGLTIVGSVIQGSFLESYGEAQAAEQTIKNMMEIEKVKGFCQVVVASKVREGLAHLIQSCGLGGMRHNSVVLGWPYGWRQSEDPRAWKTFIDTVRCTTAAHLALLVPKNIAFYPSNHERYLEGHIDVWWIVHDGGMLMLLPFLLRQHKVWRKCRMRIFTVAQMDDNSIQMKKDLAVFLYHLRLEAEVEVVEMHNSDISAYTYERTLMMEQRSQMLRQMRLTKTEREREAQLVKDRHSALRLESLYSDEEEESAAGTDKIQMTWTRDKYMAAEPWDPSHAPDNFRELVHIKPDQSNVRRMHTAVKLNEVIVTRSHDARLVLLNMPGPPKNSEGDENYMEFLEVLTEGLERVLLVRGGGREVITIYS; encoded by the exons GAAGAGCTGGACATCCGCCCAAAGGTATCATCTCTTCTGGGCAAGCTCGTCAGCTACACCAACCTCACACAGGGCGCCAAGGAGCATGAGGAGGCTGAGATTGGAGAGGGTGCCCGCCGGAGAGCAGCCAAG GCACCCAGCATGGGCACCCTCATGGGGGTGTACCTGCCCTGCCTGCAGAATATCTTTGGGGTTATCCTCTTCCTGCGGCTGACCTGGATGGTGGGCACGGCCGGTGTGCTGCAGGCCCTCCTCATTGTGCTCATTTGCTGCTGTTGT ACCTTGCTGACGGCCATCTCCATGAGCGCCATTGCCACCAACGGCGTGGTTCCAG CTGGGGGCTCCTATTTCATGATCTCCCGCTCGCTGGGACCAGAATTTGGAGGGGCTGTTGGCCTGTGCTTCTACCTGGGAACAACATTTGCAGCGGCTATGTACATCCTGGGGGCCATTGAGATCCTGCTG ACCTACATTGCCCCACCAGCCGCCATGTTTTACCCAACAGGCACTCATGACATGTCGAGTGCCACCTTGAACAATATGCGGGTGTATGGGACCATTTTTCTGACCTTCATGACCCTGGTGGTGTTTGTTGGTGTCAAGTATGTGAACAAATTTGCCTCGCTCTTCCTGGCCTGTGTGATCATCTCCATCCTCTCCATCTATGCTGGAGGCGTCAAGTCTATTTTTGACCCTCCCGTGTTTCC AGTATGTATGCTGGGCAATAGGACCCTGTCCCGGGACCAGTTTGATGTCTGTGCCAAGACAGCCATGGTGGACAATGAGACGGTGGCCACTCGGCTCTGGAGCCTCTTCTGCCACAGCCCCAACCTCACCGCAGACTCCTGCGACCCCTACTTTCTGCTCAACAATGTGACTGAGATCCCTGGCATCCCTGGTGCAGCTGCTGGCGTGCTCCAGG AAAACCTGTGGAGCACCTACCTGGAGAAGGGTGAGGTCGTGGAGAAGCACGGGCTGCCCTCCACAGACGCCCTTGGCCTGAAGGAGAGCCTGCCCCTGTACGTGGTGGCCGACATCGCCACATCCTTCACCGTGCTAGTTGGCATCTTCTTCCCCTCCGTAACAG GCATTATGGCTGGCTCAAACCGCTCCGGGGACCTCCGAGATGCGCAGAAGTCCATCCCAGTGGGGACCATTCTGGCCATTGTTACAACCTCCCTTGTGT ACTTCAGCAGCGTGGTTCTCTTTGGCGCCTGCATCGAGGGTGTGGTCCTCCGGGACAA GTACGGCGATGGCGTCAGCAGGAACCTGGTGGTGGGCACGTTAGCCTGGCCTTCGCCCTGGGTCATCGTCATCGGCTCCTTCTTCTCAACCTGCGGCGCCGGCCTACAGAGCCTCACTGGGGCACCACGCCTGTTGCAGGCCATCGCCAAGGACAACATCATCCCCTTCCTCCGG GTTTTTGGCCATGGCAAGGCAAATGGCGAACCAACATGGGCACTCCTCCTGACAGCACTCATCGCTGAGCTGGGCATCCTCATCGCCTCCCTTGACATGGTGGCCCCCATTCTATCCAT GTTCTTCCTGATGTGTTACCTGTTTGTGAACCTGGCCTGTGCTGTGCAGACGCTCCTAAGGACCCCCAACTGGCGGCCTCGGTTCAAGTACTATCACTG GGCGCTGTCCTTCCTGGGCATGAGCCTCTGCCTGGCTCTTATGTTTGTCTCGTCCTGGTACTATGCCCTGGTTGCCATGCTCATTGCCGGCATGATCTACAAGTACATTGAGTACCAAGG GGCTGAGAAGGAGTGGGGCGACGGGATCCGAGGCCTGTCCCTGAGTGCTGCCCGCTATGCACTGCTGCGGCTAGAGGAGGGACCTCCTCACACCAAGAACTGGCG ACCTCAGCTGCTGGTGCTGCTGAAGCTCGATGAGGACCTTCATGTGAAGTACCCACGGCTCCTCACTTTCGCCTCCCAGCTTAAGGCCGGCAAGGGCCTGACCATTGTTGGTTCTGTCATCCAGGGCAGCTTCTTGGAGAGCTATGGCGAGGCCCAGGCCGCTGAGCAG ACAATCAAGAACATGATGGAGATTGAGAAGGTGAAGGGCTTCTGCCAGGTGGTGGTGGCCAGCAAGGTGCGTGAGGGGCTGGCCCACCTCATCCAGTCTTGCGGCCTGGGTGGCATGAGGCATAACTCCGTGGTGCTGGGCTGGCCCTACGGCTGGCGACAGAGTGAGGACCCACGTGCCTGGAAGACCTTTATTG acaCCGTGCGCTGCACCACGGCCGCCCACCTGGCCCTGCTCGTGCCCAAGAACATCGCCTTCTACCCCAGCAACCACGAGCGCTACCTGGAGGGCCACATCGACGTGTGGTGGATTGTCCACGACGGCGGCATGCTCATGCTTTTGCCCTTCCTGTTACGCCAGCACAAG GTCTGGAGGAAGTGCCGGATGCGCATCTTCACGGTGGCCCAGATGGATGACAACAGCATCCAGATGAAGAAGGATCTGGCTGTCTTCCTGTACCACCTGCGCCTCGAGGCAGAGGTGGAAGTGGTGGAGATG CATAACAGCGACATCTCTGCATATACCTACGAGCGGACACTGATGATGGAGCAGCGCTCCCAGATGCTGCGGCAAATGAGGCTGACCAAGACTGAGCGGGAGCGAGAG GCCCAGCTGGTCAAGGACCGGCACTCAGCCCTGCGGCTGGAGAGCCTGTACTCAGACGAGGAGGAAGAGTCTGCAGCTGGGACTGACAAGATCCAGATGACATGGACACGGGACAAATATATGGCAGCAGAGCCCTGGGATCCCAGCCATGCCCCTGACAACTTCCGGGAGCTGGTACATATTAAGCC GGACCAATCCAATGTGCGGCGCATGCACACGGCTGTGAAGCTCAATGAAGTCATTGTCACACGCTCCCATGACGCCCGCCTGGTCCTACTGAACATGCCCGGCCCACCCAAGAACAGCGAGGGCGATGAGAACT ACATGGAGTTCCTGGAGGTGCTGACTGAGGGCCTCGAACGGGTGCTGTTGGTCCGTGGTGGTGGCCGTGAAGTCATCACCATCTACTCCTGA
- the SLC12A4 gene encoding solute carrier family 12 member 4 isoform X1 gives MPHFTVVPVDGPRRGDYDNLEGISWVDYGERADREDSEGEGHGNHKESSPFLCPMEASRGSDYHDRNLALFEEELDIRPKVSSLLGKLVSYTNLTQGAKEHEEAEIGEGARRRAAKAPSMGTLMGVYLPCLQNIFGVILFLRLTWMVGTAGVLQALLIVLICCCCTLLTAISMSAIATNGVVPAGGSYFMISRSLGPEFGGAVGLCFYLGTTFAAAMYILGAIEILLTYIAPPAAMFYPTGTHDMSSATLNNMRVYGTIFLTFMTLVVFVGVKYVNKFASLFLACVIISILSIYAGGVKSIFDPPVFPVCMLGNRTLSRDQFDVCAKTAMVDNETVATRLWSLFCHSPNLTADSCDPYFLLNNVTEIPGIPGAAAGVLQENLWSTYLEKGEVVEKHGLPSTDALGLKESLPLYVVADIATSFTVLVGIFFPSVTGIMAGSNRSGDLRDAQKSIPVGTILAIVTTSLVYFSSVVLFGACIEGVVLRDKYGDGVSRNLVVGTLAWPSPWVIVIGSFFSTCGAGLQSLTGAPRLLQAIAKDNIIPFLRVFGHGKANGEPTWALLLTALIAELGILIASLDMVAPILSMFFLMCYLFVNLACAVQTLLRTPNWRPRFKYYHWALSFLGMSLCLALMFVSSWYYALVAMLIAGMIYKYIEYQGAEKEWGDGIRGLSLSAARYALLRLEEGPPHTKNWRPQLLVLLKLDEDLHVKYPRLLTFASQLKAGKGLTIVGSVIQGSFLESYGEAQAAEQTIKNMMEIEKVKGFCQVVVASKVREGLAHLIQSCGLGGMRHNSVVLGWPYGWRQSEDPRAWKTFIDTVRCTTAAHLALLVPKNIAFYPSNHERYLEGHIDVWWIVHDGGMLMLLPFLLRQHKVWRKCRMRIFTVAQMDDNSIQMKKDLAVFLYHLRLEAEVEVVEMHNSDISAYTYERTLMMEQRSQMLRQMRLTKTEREREAQLVKDRHSALRLESLYSDEEEESAAGTDKIQMTWTRDKYMAAEPWDPSHAPDNFRELVHIKPDQSNVRRMHTAVKLNEVIVTRSHDARLVLLNMPGPPKNSEGDENYMEFLEVLTEGLERVLLVRGGGREVITIYS, from the exons GAAGAGCTGGACATCCGCCCAAAGGTATCATCTCTTCTGGGCAAGCTCGTCAGCTACACCAACCTCACACAGGGCGCCAAGGAGCATGAGGAGGCTGAGATTGGAGAGGGTGCCCGCCGGAGAGCAGCCAAG GCACCCAGCATGGGCACCCTCATGGGGGTGTACCTGCCCTGCCTGCAGAATATCTTTGGGGTTATCCTCTTCCTGCGGCTGACCTGGATGGTGGGCACGGCCGGTGTGCTGCAGGCCCTCCTCATTGTGCTCATTTGCTGCTGTTGT ACCTTGCTGACGGCCATCTCCATGAGCGCCATTGCCACCAACGGCGTGGTTCCAG CTGGGGGCTCCTATTTCATGATCTCCCGCTCGCTGGGACCAGAATTTGGAGGGGCTGTTGGCCTGTGCTTCTACCTGGGAACAACATTTGCAGCGGCTATGTACATCCTGGGGGCCATTGAGATCCTGCTG ACCTACATTGCCCCACCAGCCGCCATGTTTTACCCAACAGGCACTCATGACATGTCGAGTGCCACCTTGAACAATATGCGGGTGTATGGGACCATTTTTCTGACCTTCATGACCCTGGTGGTGTTTGTTGGTGTCAAGTATGTGAACAAATTTGCCTCGCTCTTCCTGGCCTGTGTGATCATCTCCATCCTCTCCATCTATGCTGGAGGCGTCAAGTCTATTTTTGACCCTCCCGTGTTTCC AGTATGTATGCTGGGCAATAGGACCCTGTCCCGGGACCAGTTTGATGTCTGTGCCAAGACAGCCATGGTGGACAATGAGACGGTGGCCACTCGGCTCTGGAGCCTCTTCTGCCACAGCCCCAACCTCACCGCAGACTCCTGCGACCCCTACTTTCTGCTCAACAATGTGACTGAGATCCCTGGCATCCCTGGTGCAGCTGCTGGCGTGCTCCAGG AAAACCTGTGGAGCACCTACCTGGAGAAGGGTGAGGTCGTGGAGAAGCACGGGCTGCCCTCCACAGACGCCCTTGGCCTGAAGGAGAGCCTGCCCCTGTACGTGGTGGCCGACATCGCCACATCCTTCACCGTGCTAGTTGGCATCTTCTTCCCCTCCGTAACAG GCATTATGGCTGGCTCAAACCGCTCCGGGGACCTCCGAGATGCGCAGAAGTCCATCCCAGTGGGGACCATTCTGGCCATTGTTACAACCTCCCTTGTGT ACTTCAGCAGCGTGGTTCTCTTTGGCGCCTGCATCGAGGGTGTGGTCCTCCGGGACAA GTACGGCGATGGCGTCAGCAGGAACCTGGTGGTGGGCACGTTAGCCTGGCCTTCGCCCTGGGTCATCGTCATCGGCTCCTTCTTCTCAACCTGCGGCGCCGGCCTACAGAGCCTCACTGGGGCACCACGCCTGTTGCAGGCCATCGCCAAGGACAACATCATCCCCTTCCTCCGG GTTTTTGGCCATGGCAAGGCAAATGGCGAACCAACATGGGCACTCCTCCTGACAGCACTCATCGCTGAGCTGGGCATCCTCATCGCCTCCCTTGACATGGTGGCCCCCATTCTATCCAT GTTCTTCCTGATGTGTTACCTGTTTGTGAACCTGGCCTGTGCTGTGCAGACGCTCCTAAGGACCCCCAACTGGCGGCCTCGGTTCAAGTACTATCACTG GGCGCTGTCCTTCCTGGGCATGAGCCTCTGCCTGGCTCTTATGTTTGTCTCGTCCTGGTACTATGCCCTGGTTGCCATGCTCATTGCCGGCATGATCTACAAGTACATTGAGTACCAAGG GGCTGAGAAGGAGTGGGGCGACGGGATCCGAGGCCTGTCCCTGAGTGCTGCCCGCTATGCACTGCTGCGGCTAGAGGAGGGACCTCCTCACACCAAGAACTGGCG ACCTCAGCTGCTGGTGCTGCTGAAGCTCGATGAGGACCTTCATGTGAAGTACCCACGGCTCCTCACTTTCGCCTCCCAGCTTAAGGCCGGCAAGGGCCTGACCATTGTTGGTTCTGTCATCCAGGGCAGCTTCTTGGAGAGCTATGGCGAGGCCCAGGCCGCTGAGCAG ACAATCAAGAACATGATGGAGATTGAGAAGGTGAAGGGCTTCTGCCAGGTGGTGGTGGCCAGCAAGGTGCGTGAGGGGCTGGCCCACCTCATCCAGTCTTGCGGCCTGGGTGGCATGAGGCATAACTCCGTGGTGCTGGGCTGGCCCTACGGCTGGCGACAGAGTGAGGACCCACGTGCCTGGAAGACCTTTATTG acaCCGTGCGCTGCACCACGGCCGCCCACCTGGCCCTGCTCGTGCCCAAGAACATCGCCTTCTACCCCAGCAACCACGAGCGCTACCTGGAGGGCCACATCGACGTGTGGTGGATTGTCCACGACGGCGGCATGCTCATGCTTTTGCCCTTCCTGTTACGCCAGCACAAG GTCTGGAGGAAGTGCCGGATGCGCATCTTCACGGTGGCCCAGATGGATGACAACAGCATCCAGATGAAGAAGGATCTGGCTGTCTTCCTGTACCACCTGCGCCTCGAGGCAGAGGTGGAAGTGGTGGAGATG CATAACAGCGACATCTCTGCATATACCTACGAGCGGACACTGATGATGGAGCAGCGCTCCCAGATGCTGCGGCAAATGAGGCTGACCAAGACTGAGCGGGAGCGAGAG GCCCAGCTGGTCAAGGACCGGCACTCAGCCCTGCGGCTGGAGAGCCTGTACTCAGACGAGGAGGAAGAGTCTGCAGCTGGGACTGACAAGATCCAGATGACATGGACACGGGACAAATATATGGCAGCAGAGCCCTGGGATCCCAGCCATGCCCCTGACAACTTCCGGGAGCTGGTACATATTAAGCC GGACCAATCCAATGTGCGGCGCATGCACACGGCTGTGAAGCTCAATGAAGTCATTGTCACACGCTCCCATGACGCCCGCCTGGTCCTACTGAACATGCCCGGCCCACCCAAGAACAGCGAGGGCGATGAGAACT ACATGGAGTTCCTGGAGGTGCTGACTGAGGGCCTCGAACGGGTGCTGTTGGTCCGTGGTGGTGGCCGTGAAGTCATCACCATCTACTCCTGA